One Paenibacillus sp. SYP-B4298 genomic window, GCAGATTCATGATGGTAAGAAATCCGATCATGATCAGCGCGATCCACACTCGGTCATCATGCAGCGCGGGAAAGGCGGAGACGATCGCATCGGTCCCCGCTGACGAGCTTACGGCGACAGTCAAGATGTAATCGACGAGCAGCGAGCCGCCCGCGAGCAGGCCAGTTGCCGTGCCCAGATTGTCTTTGGCAACGATATACGCACCGCCTCCAGTCGGATAAGCGGCGATCGTCTGGCGGTAAGACAGGACGAGAATCAGCAGCAGCCCAAGCACTGCGACAGCGATCGGCAATGAGTACCAGAGTGCGGCAGTTCCAGCCAGCAGCAGCACGAGCAGAATCTGCTCCGTGCCGTAAGCGACCGAAGACAGGGCATCGGACGACAGGACGGCCAGCGCCTTCAGCTTGCCGAGCTTTTCATTGGCCAGGGCGCTGCTTTTCATCGGTCGTCCGATAAACAGCCGTTTCAATTGACTAACCATCGGTATTTCTTCCTCTCTTGACGCTTACGGGGTTAGCTGACGGATTCGGGCCTGAGGAGGCAGCCCTACGCCATGGCTTGCGCCTGACGATTCACCCCATTGGCATGCGTGCCGAGCGTTTCCTCAATCGCGCTCGCATCGCTTGCCTGTTCGGTTCCCCCGCTCCTGCATGATTGCAGGACTCAGCGTTCTTGCGATATATGTTACGAGATGAATGATACGCCTTGTGAGCAATAACTGTAAAGGTTCGGGAAGGGGTGAAAACGGCTGAAAAAGCGAAATTAATGCGAAGAAATCGGTTACAACGGGGGAGCGCCGCTGGCTCGCTTGCATTTGGTAGCAATCTCGCCAGCTTTTGCGCATACTGCTGCTATGCTTGTTGTGTGCTGCGATGCTTCTCTGGCTGCTTGCTGCCAATTCGAAGCTGTATCACAATCATCACGATGACCAGGATTGCCAGACCATAGATGGCAGACGTATAGCCTCCGAATCTGTCGTGCATCACGCCGACAAACAGCGGCCCGAGTGAGGCGATCATGTAGCCGCCAGATTGGGTCATGGCAGACAGTGAGCTTGCTTCCTCCGCATCGGCCGCCTCATCGATCGGCAGCATCAGAGCGATCGGGAACAGTCCGCCAGCACCTAGCCCCAGCACGATGGCAATCAGCCATGGCGATGCGTGAAGCAGCAGAAGCAGCAGACCGATCAGCTCCAGGAGCGAGCAGGCAACGAGCCATACGCCACGGCGCTGATAGCGGCTGATGAGGAGTGGCATGAGCAGGCTCATCGGAATCTGCACCACGGTGAATAGCGTCAGCACCGAGCCGGCTGTCTGCCTGCTGGCGCCCATCTCCTCCACGATCGGTGCGAGCCATGCCGTCATCGAATAGAAGATGACAGCCATCAGCCCGAAGAAGCCCGTCAGCAGCCAGGCGCGCTTGCTGCGCAGCGGCAGTCCTGCTCGCTTGGCTTGCGGCGTCGTCTGCACAGCGGGCTCATCCGAGCCAGCTACCCGCTGCTTCGGCTTGATCGGCCGCCACCAGAATAGAAGAGCGGCGAAGGCGAGCACCGACCAGGAGGCAGCGGATGCCTGCCAGGAATCATTGAGTGCGGATTGCAGCGGCACAGCCAGCGCGGCGCCGAGTCCCGCTCCGATGACCAGTGACATTGAATAGACACCGACTATAGCGGTGGGATTGTCAAAATGACGCTTGACGAACCCGGATAGCAGCGGTCCTGTAATCGCGATGCCGATCCCGGCGACAAGAGCGGTTAGCAGCAGCATCCAGCCCGTGGAGGCGGCGAATCTCGCCGCGGTAGCGCCGCCGATGAGCAGCAGGCAGCAGGCTACCGTCCGCTCCAAGCCGAAGCGGGAGCTGAGCTTTACGGCTGCAGGGGCGAAAAAGCCCATGCACAGTACAGGAAGCGAGGTCAGCAGGCTGGCGAGTGCTCCACTCATGCCAAGCGACTCGCGGATCGTTTCGAGCAGCGGCGAGACAGATGAAATGGCCGGACGAAGATTCAGTGAAGCAAGGAATAAGGCGGTTAGCAAAAATAGAAAACGCATGGCTGTCTCATCTCCATATGATGTATTGCATCGCATCCGTTTATCCGCACAACACTGTGCTGTGCTATGGATACTGTAGCATCTTCAAGTGTATAGGGAAGAATATGATTGATCAATATGATTATTTCTATTATTATCATAGATACAATCAATGATTCGGAGGGGATGAGCATGGAAATTCGCCAGCTCCGTTACTTTATGGCTGTATGCGAGGAGATGCACTTCACGAAGGCCGCGGACAAGATCGGCATCTCCCAGCCGACGCTAAGCCAGCAGATACGAGCATTGGAGGATGAGCTGAACATCCCGCTGTTTGATCGGCTAGGCAAAAGGATTGCCCTGACAGAGGCAGGCAAGCTGCTGCTGCATTACAGTACCCAGATTGAGCGCAACCTTCAGAATGCGCAGGAGGCCATTGCAGAGCTGCGGCAGATGCAGCGCGGTGTGTTGCGAATCGCTGTGCTGCCGTCCGATCTGGACTATCGGATTACCGAGCTGCTGACGACATATCACAGGGAATATCCGTCCATCAAGCTCCAGGTGATCGCCTCAGTCGAGATTGTGCAGCAGGTGCTGGACAATGAGGTCGATCTGGGAATCAGCCTGGAGGGAGAGCCGGATGAGAGGCTCGTAAGCATCCCGCTATGCAGGGAGGACTATGTGCTGGTCGTCTCTGAGGGCCATCCACTGTATGGCAGACAGCAGCCGATTATGCTGGAGGAGCTGAGGACACTACCAACGATTATGTATCCGCAAGGGTATATCGGTCGTGACATTGTCGAGCAATATACACGTCGACGCGGCTTCTTGCTCAACACACAGATGGAGACGACCTCGGCAACCTCGGTGCTTAGTCTCGTCAAGGCGAACCAGGGAGCCACCATCCAGCCTTGGCCGCTCATCGTTCAGATGGGCGATCCTGCGTTGCACTGTATTCCCATAATTGAGGAGACGCCTTGTCGGAAGCTGGAGATTATCCATCGTTCAGATCGTTATATGGGGCAGGCAGCGAGGCAGTTCATGCAGCGTGTGATCCGCTTCTTTACGTAAAGAGGCGGACTATTGACAACGAAATTAATAATCGTTATCATTAAGCAAGCAGATGGAAATGATTGCTTGCGCTCGAATTCGTTTCGGCGCGAAACGAAGCTATGCCAGCCCAAGCCAGTACCCGGTTGAACATGTCGACCGGGGATTCGTGCTGAGCTGAAGCTGCTGGCATGAGGGGGGACATCGATGAATGAAGGAATGGATTGGATGCTGATTGAGCAAAACTTAAATATATCGCCTACAGGTGCTGCTGAGCCCCTCGCGGAATTACCGGCAGCCATGCTGCTGGATCATGAGCAAGCCAGAACGATGCTGGAGCAGGCCGGTGCTGCTGTCCGTGCTGACGGGCTCGTACTGCCGGCTTCCTTTGCCGGGTTAAGCGTGTATTACTTGTTCGCCGCATCGATAATAATGATGGCGCAGAGCAACCGCCTGCCGGATCTATCAATGGATAATCTGACCCTTCAACTAGAACGCTATGGAGATGATCACGCCCATCTTCGCTATCTTGTTCATCGGCCATCTGGACAAGAGCTGCCGGAGGAACCGGAGGCGATGGAGGCGTTCGTGGAACAGGAGGTTACAAGGTATATTCAGGAGGTTATGGTACCGCTGGTTGAAGGGATAGCCGAGGCTGCAGGAGTCAAGAGCGCCATGATCTGGAACCAGTTCAGCGGTCAGTATACGTATCTGAATAAGTTGTTCTTCATGCAAGTCCAGGATGTTCAGGCGCAGGCGCGCTTCGAGCGAATCTATGATCTGATTCTGAATCGGGTGTCGCCAGAGGTGTTCGGTCGCCGCAGACACCCATTTGTTCACAAGCCACGCTACATCGACAATCCTGCGAACTCGGAGGAGAAGTGGATGATTCGTTCCTCCTGCTGCATGTACTACGCAAGAGAGAACGGCCGCAAATGCTTCACCTGCCCGAAGATGACACCTTCTGAGCTGGAGGAACGCAAGCAGGAGCTGCTTGCTTCTGCCAAGTAGACAGCAGGACAGACATACGAACCCCCCGTTTATGGCGATCAGCCGTGAACGGGGGGTTCGCTATGTGTCTTCAGATCAACTGCGAACGGGTGAATGCTGCTGTTGCCGCTGCACTAGGCGATAGAACAGGGAGACGATGAGAGATAGCAGACTCACGCCAGCCATGCCCCAAAATAGCAGGGTGAATGCACCCGGCAGCTCGGCTGGCGAATATGCGCCAAGCACGCTGCTGCTCAACGCCACGCTGAAGGCGCCGCTGAAGAACTGCAGTAGTTGGAACAGTCCCATTCCCGATCCGATATGCTCGCTCGGAAGCACCCTTGACAGTTCATTGGACACACTGGCATTGAGAGCGGAGAAGCTGATGATCAATAGGGAGTAAAAGAGCATAATGGCATAGTGCGACAGGTTGCCAAGCAGTGCGAACAGTACACCGGCTGCCAGCAGCAGCCACGGCGCCACGCGGAACAACGGCTCATTGCCGAAGCGGTCGATGGCTCGTCCGATGTAATTGGCGGCGAGCATGGACAGCAGGGCGCCAGGAAATAGTACAAAGCCAGATTCATTCGGTGTCAGGTGAAATACATGCGACAGCAACTGCGGCAGCAAAAACAGAGCGGCAAAATTGTTGATGTAGGCCGTTATGCCCAGCAGCGTTAGCAGCAGGTAGGGGCGATTGCGCAGCAGCACCGGTTGAACAAACGGATGCGCTGTTCGGCGGATGCGCAGCCAAAAGAACGCCAGGGCGGCAATGCCTAAGGCAAGCACAGCAGCCAAGCGGCTCGTCAGGAACAGCAGCAGTCCAGTCGAGCCGATGCCGAGCAGCACCGCTCCCGGCCAGTCGAAGCTTCCCTTGCG contains:
- a CDS encoding MFS transporter, translated to MRFLFLLTALFLASLNLRPAISSVSPLLETIRESLGMSGALASLLTSLPVLCMGFFAPAAVKLSSRFGLERTVACCLLLIGGATAARFAASTGWMLLLTALVAGIGIAITGPLLSGFVKRHFDNPTAIVGVYSMSLVIGAGLGAALAVPLQSALNDSWQASAASWSVLAFAALLFWWRPIKPKQRVAGSDEPAVQTTPQAKRAGLPLRSKRAWLLTGFFGLMAVIFYSMTAWLAPIVEEMGASRQTAGSVLTLFTVVQIPMSLLMPLLISRYQRRGVWLVACSLLELIGLLLLLLHASPWLIAIVLGLGAGGLFPIALMLPIDEAADAEEASSLSAMTQSGGYMIASLGPLFVGVMHDRFGGYTSAIYGLAILVIVMIVIQLRIGSKQPEKHRSTQQA
- a CDS encoding (2Fe-2S)-binding protein, which gives rise to MNEGMDWMLIEQNLNISPTGAAEPLAELPAAMLLDHEQARTMLEQAGAAVRADGLVLPASFAGLSVYYLFAASIIMMAQSNRLPDLSMDNLTLQLERYGDDHAHLRYLVHRPSGQELPEEPEAMEAFVEQEVTRYIQEVMVPLVEGIAEAAGVKSAMIWNQFSGQYTYLNKLFFMQVQDVQAQARFERIYDLILNRVSPEVFGRRRHPFVHKPRYIDNPANSEEKWMIRSSCCMYYARENGRKCFTCPKMTPSELEERKQELLASAK
- a CDS encoding MFS transporter; protein product: MSSSRSANNSDEIHSLREKLIIPLMGATLVLVIMNTMMFNLALPQVAKEFGLASTTASWIVTGYSILFAIASITYSRLSDFVPIKRLLVIALSCLGGASILGFFSHSFGLLLVARLVQSAGAGSVMSLAIVFITRYIPLERRGKAMALISSAASLGLGLGPVAGGAITQYLGWNTLFLITGISLLFIPVFLKLLPQEQPRKGSFDWPGAVLLGIGSTGLLLFLTSRLAAVLALGIAALAFFWLRIRRTAHPFVQPVLLRNRPYLLLTLLGITAYINNFAALFLLPQLLSHVFHLTPNESGFVLFPGALLSMLAANYIGRAIDRFGNEPLFRVAPWLLLAAGVLFALLGNLSHYAIMLFYSLLIISFSALNASVSNELSRVLPSEHIGSGMGLFQLLQFFSGAFSVALSSSVLGAYSPAELPGAFTLLFWGMAGVSLLSLIVSLFYRLVQRQQQHSPVRS
- a CDS encoding LysR family transcriptional regulator, whose amino-acid sequence is MIISIIIIDTINDSEGMSMEIRQLRYFMAVCEEMHFTKAADKIGISQPTLSQQIRALEDELNIPLFDRLGKRIALTEAGKLLLHYSTQIERNLQNAQEAIAELRQMQRGVLRIAVLPSDLDYRITELLTTYHREYPSIKLQVIASVEIVQQVLDNEVDLGISLEGEPDERLVSIPLCREDYVLVVSEGHPLYGRQQPIMLEELRTLPTIMYPQGYIGRDIVEQYTRRRGFLLNTQMETTSATSVLSLVKANQGATIQPWPLIVQMGDPALHCIPIIEETPCRKLEIIHRSDRYMGQAARQFMQRVIRFFT